TCGTGCGCTTGGCGGGCACCCTGAGCGGCAGCCTGGATCTGCTCGATCGACTGAACCGCAGCGGCGTGTTGGACGCCCTTCCCGTCCTGGAACGGCTGATCGGCAGCGGCGATCTGGAACGACTGCAGCGACTCCTGCCGCGCATGCTGGATCTGATGGAAGGCTTGGACCGGGAACTGCTGGACGGCTTGAGCCGGAGCCTCGTGCAAGCGCGGCAGGAAAGTGCAGAGGCCCCGGCGGCTCTCGGTGGCGTGGGCGGTTTCTGGGCTATTCTGCGCGAGCCAGAAAACCAGGAGACCATCCGCTTCTTCCTGAATTTCGGAAAGCATTTTAGAAATTCTGGAACGGAGCCAGATTAGGGCGCAGATACGGGAGTCACCAGCAAGACACTGGAAGCGGCGGCAACTCAAGCTGCCCGACGGACTCTGATCTATTATGGCGAAAAGACGCATCCTGAAACCTGGAGGGCAGATGCCAAAATATTCACGCTTGATCGCTGCATGCACAGTCGTGCTGCTGGCGGGCTGCGGCAAGGCCGATGATACCCCAGCAGCCGCCAAAGCCTTGGGCAGCAAGCCCGTGGAAAGCCCCAGAGCCGTCAGCGCCGAGATTCATCACGGTACCGGCACGGTCAACCGCATCGACACATGAATACCGGCAAGGTCAATCTCACCCATGCACCCATCCCGAGCCTCGGCTGGTCGGCCATGACCATGAACTTCCAGACCAAGAACAAAGCGGAGTTGAGCAATGTCAAGGTGGGACAAAAAGTAAACTTCGAGCTGATCAAGGGTGCTGATGGGCAGTATCTGATTACCCGCATCAGCCCGGCCAAATCCTGAATCCGGACAACTGCATCGAGGATGAAACCAGACCGTGAGCGACCCTCTGTTAACAGTACTTGGAATCGCAATCATCGCAGTGGGATTGAACGACGTCTTCCACACCCTGCTTCATCCAAGCGGGAGAGGAATGCTGAGTCATCGGGTTTTCAGCGCAATGTGGTGGGCATCAAAACGTCTGCATCACAGGTTTGGTTACATTGCAGGACCTATGAGCATGGTTCTGGTAATCGCACTTTGGGCGATTCTGCAAGTTCTGGGATGGGCCCTGATTTACTACCCCCACATGCCGGAAGGATTCACTTACTCACCAGGCCTGGATCCGTCAAAGTACAATGATTTCGCCGAAGCCTTGTATGTTTCCCTTGTGACGCTGACAACCCTAGGTTATGGCGACGTCGTTGCGGCGGATAAGTGGGTCCGGCTTTTCTCCCCAGCCGAGGCACTTATCGGGTTCTCCCTGTTGACCGCAGCCCTTTCCTGGTTTTCACAGATGTACCCAATACAGGCCCGTCGCCGCACGCTTGCCCTGAAGCTGCGTGCCCTGGAAGATGCTCGCTACGCCAGCTGCCTCGATGAGCTTGAGGCAGCCACGGTAAGCCGGAGTCTCGATTCTCTGGCCGAGGACTTCATCCGGATCCGCATCGATCTGACCCAAAATGCGGAGCTCTACTATTTCCGCGAAAGCGATCCCCAGATATCCCTGGCCACCTCCGTCCACTATGCACTGGAGCTCAGCAGTACGGCACTACGATCAAGCAGAACGGATGTCCAGCGCAGTGGCATTCTGCTCTCATCCGCACTTGACAGGCTCGGTGCGTACATGCGGGACAACTTCCCTATAAGCGGCAAATCCACAAAGGAGATATTCGAAGCCGTCAGCACCGATCACGGCTATACCTTGCACTCCAGCCCTGAAAAACCCTTCTGAGCCGAGGGTCGCAAGGACCTGCTTTGAGCCCGTATGCAAACCTGCTCGACATGAACACCGGAAAGATCCACATCACCCACGGCCCATCCCGAGCCTCGGCTGGTCGGCCATGACCATGGACTTCCAGACCAAGCACAAGGCGGAACTCCAGGGTCTGGAACCGCCTCAGAAAGTTACCTTTGATTTAATCAAAGGTAATAACGGACAGTATCTGATCACCCGCTTGGCACCTGCGAAGCAAGTGACTTGCCAGCTTCATTTCTTATCACAATCAAGGAGGCAGAAAATGTCAAAATTAATTTCCTGGAAAAGAATCGCGCTCCTGGCCGGACTTTCCATCATCCCTGCCGCTCAGGCAGCGGACAACAATCACGAAATGTCGGGCTCGACTGGAAAGTCAGGCAACATGTCAGGGATGAATATGGACCAGCATTTGCGACAGATGCAGGATAACATGATCAAAATGCATGAATTCATGCATCAGATCGAGAATGCCAAAACACCGCAAGAAAAAGAGCGTCTGAAAGCTGAGCAACGTGAAGTGATGCGTAAAAACATGATGGGCATGAAGCAGATGAAATCCGGGATGGAAGGCATGGGCGGAATGGGCAACATGCAGGGACAGAGTAATATGGAGCCCGGCAAATCGATGAATTCAGCGTCTCCGAAAAATAGCGGGGATATGGGCGGCATGCAAATGGGCCATTGAACAAGGTGGGCCACGGGTTGCAATTCCGTGGCCCTTTTTCCAAGTTTTGCAATGCTCCTTCTGGCACGATTTACCTCAAGGTTTGCGCGCCGTCCTCGTAGCTGCATCCGCACCAGCACTTGCTGAATCATTCATCTGTCGGGTTTCAGCCTCCGTAAATGCCTTATGGCCATGAATCATGGCGGAAACCATGTTGTGCCGCCCCTTTATTTCATGCATGACGACCATCAGAATGTGAATGACAGCGAACCCCAACAGCAGGTAAAACCCCCAGTCGTGCCAGTTCATCAATACCGAGTTCATGCGTTCGTCATCTGACATGCGCGACAAAATCAAGCCTAGCGTGACTTGCGCGGCAGCAATGCCGTAAAAGGCCAGATATGCCGGAGCGGCGAAGGCATTATGTCCACGATAGGGCTCGACAGGCCGACGAAATCCACTCAAATAACACGATAGAGTTTGTCGCCAGACCCGACGCTGCCTGGCCGTGAGCGGCAAAAGATCGCGCCAGCGCGCTTCAGCGGGGCCCGCGAACAGCCATACAAGACGCAATGCAAGCCCAGCCGCAAGCGCATAACCGGTATAAATGTGCACCAGATCGAAACTCTCCATGAGCTGATCGCTCATGCTGTCGCCCAAAATCAGCAGGATCGATCCAGAGATGAACTGCGCCAAAAGCGTAAACGCAATCCACCAATGGAGCAGGCGAAGCAAGGGATCCCATACGGGATAAAGGCGGTAATGCAGGTCTTTCTCTGCTGCTTTCACAATGGCTCTCCTCAAACATCAACCACCAACATTAGCTACCGGCATGACCACACAAAGAACATGTTGTCGTGCCAGTTGGAAACCTGTTCCGGGACACATCGGTGCCCGATGCGCGTGTGTCTGATTACGGAACAAGAAGGGAAGTTTTTCGCAGGCACGCCTGCCTGACACAATTTTAAATCAAAAGCCGAAGCTGGAGGGTGGCTGCTTGAGGATACCGGGGAGGCTTGGCAAGGGATGCAAGAACGTGAAATTGGATACTGGATAGAGGCACTGTCAGACCGGTGACGACAGGCAACCAAATTGGCAGATGCTCCCCGCTTTCCACCTGGAAGCTTTCCTGAGCCAGATCTGGGGTAGCACAAAGAAGGCAGAGGTCATTCTTGCGGCAATTGTCAATACGAGATTTATCAGCATCACCAGTATGCATCGAAACACACGCGTTGCCAGATGGTGTCATCCGGTGCATGGAAGGCAGGCTGGTGGAAGCAAAGCAGGCTGGTTTGGAGAACTCGCTGGCAAGCGCCTTACAGGGCAAGTAGACGGACATGAGGACAAAAAGAGTCCACCACCCTAAAAAATAGGGCGCAAACCGGCGTTGTTGCTTATGTGAGCATTTCATTCCGGTGATGATTAAAAATAACAGAAGCCATGTCAAGCATCCGCTAACAGTGCGCGTGCGGCACAAGATCCTGGGCGGCCTGGCACCAGCCGATCTGCAGAGCAGCTGGCCAGAAAGTCGGCTACATTGGCAGAATGACTCCAAACCAGGATGCTACTAAAGAGGGGGCGGTCGACAAATTTCTCGCTTGATGGCCATGGAGATCGCCATGCTGCATTACTCGGCTACGAACAGAGAAAGCGGGACCTTGAGTGATCCCGCTTGGCGCCATGCGGAGCAGAACCCGGCTGTAGAGATGCTGTTGATTACATTCGGCCGGGGTGCTCCGCCATCGGCAGTGCTTGAGGTCAGTCTTTCTTCTCCATGCCACTCCCGCAGCAGGGGCATTTGGGCGCCTGCCCACCACCCTGATTAGCGGAAGCGTCTTCCCGGGGCTCTTCCGTGACACGCATACCGCAACCGCACTTACCACACCGGTACTCTTCGTTTTTCTTGCAGCATCCCATATTTTTCTCCTTGCCAAGACCAGAACAATGTGGAAGAAACTTTGCATTTACCCTCTACATTATTGCGAGGGAACACCAATTAGAAGCCCCCCAGCCGCCATAAAGTTCCCTGGAGATACGGATTCCAAGCAATTCAGGGCAAGGGCATGGTATGCGGAGCGGTATTGATACGTGCGTCCGTAGCAACCGACATGAAATACAACATCCGACAAAATACACTCACCGCGGCAGGAGAATTACCCGTACTCTGTAACCAAAATCAAGGAGAACACCCATGTCGGCATATCAGCAGGTGCTGCTTTTCGCATTGGCCGGGTTGCTGACCGCACTCGTGCTCCTTGGAATCGGGCGTTATGTGAACGCCCGGCTCAATACCGAGCCGGCTAGGCGCCCTTTTGAATCCGGCGAAGCACCGCAAGTGCACGCCTGGAGTCGCTTCCATGTGCGTTTTCTCAATTACGCCCTGATTTTCCTGCTGTTCGACATGGAAATGGTGTTCATGTATCCCTGGGCCGTGGTCTTTCTGGACGAGGGCTGGAAGGCATTCACAGAAATGGGCATGTTCATCACCATCCTGGTGCTGGGCATTCTGTATGCCTGGCGCGAGCGCGCCTTCGATTGGGATTGATGCACGTGGCGCTCCGGCGAGGACTACAGCACTTTGCCTTTGGCCACCCGACTGCCTTTCCTGTGCTGGGCTGGGGCGGTAGCGCGCTCTGGCATCAGTTGCGCGCCGGGGACCGCATCCAGGCGGCACCGGCGCCGCGCAATGCCGACCTTTTGGTCCTGGCCGGCGAGATCCCGGCGAGCTGGCAGGCGAATGTAATCGCCCTGTTCGAAACCTTGGCCCTGCCCCGCCTGATACTGTGGCTGCAGCCGCCCTGGCCCTGCACGCCGATCAGTGGCCTGCCGGTAGGGGTCAGTGTCGCGCCCGAGGCCATTATGCAGATCGACTGGACTGAACTTGTGGAACAGTTGCTGGCCCCCGGCAACCCGGCCAATGCGCCGCTACTGGCGGATGAGCCCCCAGCACCCTGGCGCGGGATCGGCCCGCATGGGCAGGGCGGCAAGGGGATGATGGGAGGCGTACCCTACGGCCGGCCCATGGCGATGAACGCCGACGATCCAGACGGATTGATGCTGGACGATGTACCGACTTATCTCGGGCCGCATTTTCCCGGCCTGCCCAGTGGACTTTGCCTGGAGCTGCGAGTGCAGGGCGACCGTATCCGGGAATGCGTGGCTGCGCGAAACAGCTTCCCGCATGGCGCAGCGCCGCAGGGAAATGCACCGGCGCCGGCAAGCGTGGCAGCCTGTGAAAATGAACGGCTGCGCGGCCACTTGCGTTGGATGGCGGATTTCCTGGAGCTCGCCGGTCTGGCGGCCTTGGGTGCGCGGGCGCGGCGCCTGGCTGAGCGGCCGGAGCGCCGGGCCGTGCAGCGTCTGATCGCGCAGGCGGAATGGGGTGGCTTGCTGCGCCGCCGTTGCCGGGGGCTGGGGGTGATCACGCAGGAAGAAGCCTTGCATGCGGGCCTGCCGGATTCAGCCGCCAAGGCCAGCGGCGTGGATCATGACAGCAGGCGCAGTGAGCCCGCCTATCAGGCCTTGGGTTTCGAAGTGCACACCGAAACGCAGGGTGACACTTGGGCGCGCTGGCGGGTGCGGGCACGGGAGTGCCGACAATCACTGGACCTGATCGAGCGCGCTGCTGATATGCGCCTGCCGGCTGCGGCGCAATCCGGTCTCCCGGCCAATGCGCCCAGCCCCGCCACACTCGAACTCCTGCGCCATAAACTCGCCAGCCTGGAGTGGTCACAAGCGGTGCTGTTCGTGGCCAGTCTCGGTCTGGACATGGGGGCCGAACAATGAGCCCCGTGGCGCACGCCAGCGTCTGGTGGGCCGCGCCAGCGGCGTTGTTGCTGGTACTGGCCGGAATCGCGTTGCTGGCCATGCTGGATGCCGCCCTGCGGGCCCGGCTGGCAGGTCAGGGCTGGCAGAGCGGAATTTTGGCAGGGCCCCTGCGGCAAGCATTTCGCAGCATTTTCAAGGAGTTCCGTCCTACCGAGCACCCCGACCTCGCCCTCTGGCTGACCGCGCCGGTGCTGCTGCTGAGTGCGGTCATGGCGGCACTGGTGGTCATGCCACTGTCGCCAGGCTGGATCGGTGCCGATCTGCGGGTCGGTATCGTCTTTTTTACCGCGCAGTTCACCCTGGTGGCGGCGGCGGTCTACCTGGCGGGCTGGGGGCCTAACAGCAAGTATCCGCTGATCGCCGGCTACCGCTTCATCGGGTTGATGCTGGCTTATGAGATGCCTTGGGCCATCACCATCATTGCCGTGTCACTGCCGGCCGGCTCGCTGCAAGTGGGCGCCATCGTCGCGGCACAGAGCCATCTATGGAATATTGTCCTGCAACCGCTGGGCTTTCTGCTGTACCTGATCTGCGCGCTAGGCATCGCCTTCTGGGGACCTTTGAACGTGGTGTCCAGCAGCGACCTGGCCGGGGGCGTCGACGTCGAGCTGTCCGGCGCCCCCCTGCTGGTCTGGCAGCTCGGGCACTACGGCCTGCTCCTGGCTGTGAGCGCCTTCGCCGTGCCGCTGTTTCTGGGCGGTTCGGCGGGATACTGGCTGCCTGGCCCGCTCTGGACCGTGCTAAAGACCTTGCTGATTGCCACGCTCCTGCTCTGGATCAGCCATCGCCTGCCCCGCATCGCGCTGGAACAGTTCATGAAATGGGCCTGGATCCTGTTGATCCCCCTGGCCCTGCTCAACATCTTTCTGGTCGGCGGCATACTGCTGATCTGGCCCGGCCTGCGTGGGGTGGCACCATGAGTGGCATAACACTCGCTTTCATTGTGCTATCCACATTCGTCATCGTCTCCGGCTGGCTGG
This Thermithiobacillus plumbiphilus DNA region includes the following protein-coding sequences:
- a CDS encoding copper-binding protein, whose amino-acid sequence is MNTGKVNLTHAPIPSLGWSAMTMNFQTKNKAELSNVKVGQKVNFELIKGADGQYLITRISPAKS
- a CDS encoding potassium channel family protein, whose amino-acid sequence is MSMVLVIALWAILQVLGWALIYYPHMPEGFTYSPGLDPSKYNDFAEALYVSLVTLTTLGYGDVVAADKWVRLFSPAEALIGFSLLTAALSWFSQMYPIQARRRTLALKLRALEDARYASCLDELEAATVSRSLDSLAEDFIRIRIDLTQNAELYYFRESDPQISLATSVHYALELSSTALRSSRTDVQRSGILLSSALDRLGAYMRDNFPISGKSTKEIFEAVSTDHGYTLHSSPEKPF
- a CDS encoding copper-binding protein, producing the protein MPSLGWSAMTMDFQTKHKAELQGLEPPQKVTFDLIKGNNGQYLITRLAPAKQVTCQLHFLSQSRRQKMSKLISWKRIALLAGLSIIPAAQAADNNHEMSGSTGKSGNMSGMNMDQHLRQMQDNMIKMHEFMHQIENAKTPQEKERLKAEQREVMRKNMMGMKQMKSGMEGMGGMGNMQGQSNMEPGKSMNSASPKNSGDMGGMQMGH
- a CDS encoding cytochrome b/b6 domain-containing protein, whose protein sequence is MKAAEKDLHYRLYPVWDPLLRLLHWWIAFTLLAQFISGSILLILGDSMSDQLMESFDLVHIYTGYALAAGLALRLVWLFAGPAEARWRDLLPLTARQRRVWRQTLSCYLSGFRRPVEPYRGHNAFAAPAYLAFYGIAAAQVTLGLILSRMSDDERMNSVLMNWHDWGFYLLLGFAVIHILMVVMHEIKGRHNMVSAMIHGHKAFTEAETRQMNDSASAGADAATRTARKP
- a CDS encoding NADH-quinone oxidoreductase subunit A yields the protein MSAYQQVLLFALAGLLTALVLLGIGRYVNARLNTEPARRPFESGEAPQVHAWSRFHVRFLNYALIFLLFDMEMVFMYPWAVVFLDEGWKAFTEMGMFITILVLGILYAWRERAFDWD
- a CDS encoding complex I subunit 1 family protein codes for the protein MSPVAHASVWWAAPAALLLVLAGIALLAMLDAALRARLAGQGWQSGILAGPLRQAFRSIFKEFRPTEHPDLALWLTAPVLLLSAVMAALVVMPLSPGWIGADLRVGIVFFTAQFTLVAAAVYLAGWGPNSKYPLIAGYRFIGLMLAYEMPWAITIIAVSLPAGSLQVGAIVAAQSHLWNIVLQPLGFLLYLICALGIAFWGPLNVVSSSDLAGGVDVELSGAPLLVWQLGHYGLLLAVSAFAVPLFLGGSAGYWLPGPLWTVLKTLLIATLLLWISHRLPRIALEQFMKWAWILLIPLALLNIFLVGGILLIWPGLRGVAP